One window from the genome of Dermacentor silvarum isolate Dsil-2018 chromosome 5, BIME_Dsil_1.4, whole genome shotgun sequence encodes:
- the LOC119453181 gene encoding uncharacterized protein LOC119453181 has translation MPRGRKPSPADDDSSATESPAAESRPTRQRARRLTEEQIKDILNSDTDCSDDDPDFLTRDLSPKGRQRRSRESSESSEDVDNPDEGAPRKKAVKVKSGPVKKKIATGEVRKNGPKRSSSWAPAYDVPPPIENPAAYSQWDTDTKVVEPVKKADKTYYCCVRGCDSGDTSDKDGLWLFAMPEKQEIKSEWVERLPIDYERNRPLSPRVCFRHFDKSDFVRRQQRLLGLREDAIPLKIDLSDDTPHVKTEASY, from the exons ATGCCGAGAGGACGAAAGCCTAGTCCTGCAGACGACGACTCGTCCGCGACGGAGTCGCCGGCAGCGGAGTCAAGGCCTACTAGGCAGAGAG cGAGGAGGCTTACGGAGGAGCAGATAAAAGACATTCTCAACAGCGATACAGACTGTTCGGATGATGACCCGGATTTTTTAACCCGAGACCTCAGCCCTAAAGGCCGCCAGAGGAGGTCCCGAGAGTCATCGGAGTCCTCCGAGGACGTGGACAATCCTGACGAGGGCGCACCGCGGAAGAAGGCTGTCAAAGTGAAATCAGGGCCAGTCAAGAAGAAGATTGCAACAGGGGAAGTGCGTAAGAATGGTCCCAAGCGTTCTTCATCGTGGGCGCCCGCCTATGATGTGCCACCGCCAATAGAGAATCCAGCTGCCTACTCGCAGTGGGACACCGACACCAAAGTAGTAGAGCCTGT AAAGAAGGCCGACAAGACGTACTACTGCTGCGTCCGCGGTTGCGATTCTGGTGACACGAGCGACAAGGATGGCCTCTGGCTGTTTGCCATGCCGGAAAAGCAGGAGATCAAGTCGGAGTGGGTTGAGCGGTTACCAATCGACTACGAGCGCAACCGGCCACTGAGTCCACGCGTCTGCTTCCGCCATTTTGACAAGTCCGACTTcgtgcggcggcagcagcgactCCTCGGTCTCCGGGAGGATGCCATCCCCTTGAAGATAGATCTCTCCGATGACACACCGCATGTCAAGACAGAAGCATCTTACtga